A stretch of Euzebyales bacterium DNA encodes these proteins:
- the secD gene encoding protein translocase subunit SecD, whose translation MSRQALIVSLVAFVVAVGAMWGVILTLGWQPQLGLDLRGGVAITLIPAPNQQEVDEKLDQTVSVIRQRVDALGVAEPEIARQGETIQVQLPGVADQERAEDVIGRTAVLQFRRVLEVLPPDAPGYEDAGDCDAFVDAPPPAGEEVVLCGQDPLAPDAEQDAESAAVPQIKYRLGVVEVGGDDVEDATAELEQTGLSWFVSLDFSRAGDQAFQQLTGELACEELGSPTRQLAIVLDGRVESAPEVAQDVACGQGISGGGIITVGGEQEARDLAVVLRTGALPLQLEFAQSQSISPTLGRDSLVAGLQAGFIGLLLVALYMIALYRGLGALAVLELVMFGVIVYGLIIVMGNTVGFTLTLAGIAGVIVSIGIAADSSIIYRERYRDERRAGRTVRSAAEHAFGKAFRTNLTGNTVSFLAAVVLWLLAVGPVKGFAFTLGLSTLIDTLLFATFTRSTFGLLARSPRLANASWTGLRTVVPVNDNRNRRQRQKVKSR comes from the coding sequence ATGAGCAGGCAGGCACTGATCGTGTCGCTGGTCGCGTTCGTCGTCGCGGTCGGCGCCATGTGGGGCGTCATCCTCACGCTGGGGTGGCAACCGCAGCTCGGTCTGGACCTGCGCGGCGGCGTCGCGATCACGCTGATCCCGGCCCCCAACCAGCAGGAGGTCGACGAGAAGCTCGACCAGACGGTGTCGGTCATCCGTCAGCGGGTGGACGCGCTCGGGGTCGCCGAGCCCGAGATCGCGCGCCAGGGCGAGACGATCCAGGTGCAACTGCCCGGTGTCGCCGACCAGGAGCGCGCCGAGGACGTGATCGGCCGCACCGCCGTGCTGCAGTTCCGGCGTGTGCTCGAGGTGCTCCCGCCGGATGCGCCCGGGTATGAGGACGCAGGGGACTGCGACGCGTTCGTTGACGCGCCTCCACCGGCCGGCGAGGAGGTCGTGCTGTGCGGGCAGGATCCGCTGGCTCCGGACGCCGAACAGGACGCCGAGTCCGCCGCCGTGCCGCAGATCAAGTACCGGCTCGGCGTCGTCGAGGTCGGTGGTGACGACGTCGAGGACGCCACCGCCGAGCTCGAACAGACCGGTCTGAGCTGGTTCGTGTCGCTCGACTTCTCGCGCGCCGGCGACCAGGCGTTCCAGCAGCTGACGGGTGAGCTGGCGTGTGAGGAGCTGGGATCGCCGACCCGGCAGCTCGCGATCGTGCTGGACGGTCGTGTGGAGTCGGCGCCCGAGGTCGCGCAGGACGTCGCCTGCGGTCAGGGGATCAGCGGCGGCGGCATCATCACCGTCGGCGGTGAGCAGGAGGCACGCGACCTGGCGGTCGTGCTGCGCACCGGAGCCCTCCCGCTGCAGCTGGAGTTCGCGCAGTCCCAGTCGATCTCGCCGACGCTGGGTCGTGATTCGCTCGTCGCGGGCCTGCAGGCCGGCTTCATCGGACTGCTGCTCGTGGCGCTGTACATGATCGCGCTGTACCGGGGTCTTGGTGCGCTCGCGGTGCTCGAACTCGTGATGTTCGGTGTGATCGTCTACGGGCTGATCATCGTGATGGGCAACACGGTCGGGTTCACGCTCACGCTGGCCGGCATCGCCGGTGTTATCGTCTCGATCGGCATCGCAGCGGACTCGTCGATCATCTACCGGGAGCGCTACCGTGACGAACGCCGGGCGGGTCGGACGGTCCGCAGCGCCGCCGAGCACGCGTTCGGCAAGGCGTTCCGCACCAACCTGACCGGCAACACCGTGTCGTTCCTCGCGGCGGTCGTGCTGTGGTTGCTGGCGGTCGGCCCGGTCAAGGGCTTCGCGTTCACCCTGGGGCTGTCGACGTTGATCGACACCTTGCTGTTCGCGACGTTCACCAGGTCGACGTTCGGCCTGCTCGCGCGGTCGCCGAGGCTGGCGAACGCGTCGTGGACGGGCCTGCGCACCGTGGTACCCGTCAACGACAACCGCAACCGCCGCCAGCGGCAGAAGGTGAAGTCGCGATGA